The following nucleotide sequence is from Anguilla rostrata isolate EN2019 chromosome 3, ASM1855537v3, whole genome shotgun sequence.
CCCCATCAGTCCCATTAAGAATGGCCCGAGCTGGCCTGCGCTGAGATGAAATCTCATTGATAGTTCCTTGATAGCTagaataataatgtgttttaaatagGACGTGTAAGACCAGCAGTGTAAGGGTTAAGACGTTCTGAACCCTtcatcgctgtgtgtgtgtgaccaaacTTAAATaagtggttttcttttttttttaactcaaaaaGCCAGCAGATGGTCAggtgtttgttgttactcagcaccgGATCAATTCAAACATTTGATTACGGAGTTTAAGTCGCTACGCCTGGTTACTTGGTTCTGAATGGGTTGCTGGTTTTAAGGTGGAAATAAAAACCGGACAGATGCGCTGTGGATCTCCAGTGGCAAGACTGAGTGCCACTGAGTGAGATTAACAGTGACATTAACTCCAAACCACTATTTCCCATGGTCCTCTGCCTGACCCCTCATGCTACTCATTAACTGTGAGAATGGTAGCATATTGTTCTGAGTCTCCAGCTATATTACTGGACAGTAGTAGGACCAGGATTACAGtaatgagcctgtgtgtgtgtgtgcaagagagagagagagagagagagttcttcCAAGTTCCAGGCTTACAGGTTTTGAGAGCCATGACACTTGACCAGCAGTCTGAAGGAGGAACATATTCTATGCTTCCTTGTTCCAAAACCCCAAACTGAGGGTGACAGTTACAGTATGTTTTTACAGTTATGTCATGTTCATACAGTAGGGGTGCATCTCTGGGCAACACATCCTGCAAAGACTGCTGGGTAAGGAAGGGGTGGGGCCCAGGAAGAAGAGTGAGGATGGTGGTGGGGTTGCGAGATTCGGCCAGTGTACCTCTTTATTTTGAAGTTAGACTTTGTTTTGATGTTTAGGTTGAGAACTCTCTTAGAATTCCATGTAGGGTAAAAGTTCCTTGCTACAGCTTTATAATCTGATCTGTCTGAATTCCATGAACCTTGTCCTGGAAAGAATCGTGGAGGCCTACAGTAAGGTGTCAACCAAAGTGTGATGTAAACTTTCTGCTCCTCTTCCCCCTTGGCCAAAGTCTCTTCACTTTTCCTAATGGGTTTTAGTGATGACATTTACTGCAGTGAGCATCTATTCTGCTGATGAAGTGGTAATTAAATTTACCTGTCATAACAGTGAATCTCAGTTATGCCATTATCATAAGCCATCCGTTATGATAATATGTTATTCACACGCACCGAACCTGTTGTCAATGGTATTTTATACTTTGTGTTGGGAGTTATAGCTAACCCGGTTGAGGTGTGCAGTCATTGATGGAAGGTGCTCCAGTACTGAAggccacagcagcactgactaGTTATGTTCTCTCAGCAGTTCTGTTTCTTTACTGTATAAGGTAAATCCTGCATTGACTACCCGTTTTCTTATCACAGATTCTATAAGTCCTCCAGATATTCACCTCTGTATGCTTAACACACTGACAGTTCTGTCTCCCTACCACTGAAGCAGATGAAACATTAATATGAGATGCATCTTCTCAGATTCATTAATTGGCATGATCAAGGACAACACCATGGCAATGGAGGCTCCTATTGTAATGCAGCAcctgatacattacattacattacattacattcagcatgcgcacttatccagagcgacttacacaacatttacatagcatatacattgtatccatttgtactgctggatatatatactgaagcaatgcaggtcaagtacctggctcaaggatacaatggcagtgtcctacccgggaatcgaacctgtgacctttaggttacacaACCAGTTtgttacccattatactacactgccgcccccctATCAACCAGAACTAGTAGTTAAGATATAGAAATgacagaaggaagagagagagttgagTATCTGGTGAGTAAAGAATCTGTGGTCATTTCCTGTGGGCTCTTTGCAATTGGAACAGATTATATTGATCCGCCAGATACTCCATATTGCAGTAAAATTCTGGTCTCTCTCCTTGAAACTGAATTGTTCTAAGTTGATGCATCTTATGAACTTTCAGGGGGGGGAGTGATGGACCAAGGAACAGGACAGTTGCAATGGATGTTCTCTCTCTGGGCACACCTTAATGTTGAACGCTAACATAGCACTTACTGTAGTTCGGTCCTGAGAGGATTGAGTCCAATACCGTTCTATTGGTGTTCTATAGAACAAAAAACATACTTGGGTTGGCTGCACATCTAATTGGTCTTTAGAATCTATGGTGACAGCCTGTAGTCAGCAAGCATCTTTGAGGCCTGGGATGAATCACAACTCGTGGTTCTCTCGGGTGCCTGTGGCGAGCAAATGAATATTATTGGCTGCAAGCTAAAAACCAGTGTCCTCATTCGAAAAGAAATGTTATGGAAATCACTACATGGAACCAATGCTTGGTTTACGCTTGGCTAACGCTTTAACATTGTCTCCTTTAGATTCTGGGAGAAATGAAAGGCAGAAGCTGATTATGAAAAAATCTGTGTGCTGTGGATTATTAATGAGGCAGTACGAGAGCCCTCGAGTGGAGAATCAATGGGCTTTTAATGCTGCTGGAAGAAAAATCGCACTTAAATGAATCTGGAGTAAAGTTAAAAGTCTCATTTTGCTCACCAATACAAATAAGTAGGCCTAAGTAAGTAAGGCCGTAagtaagcaagcaagcaaacaaacaaagttAGCCGTGAAGTCTTTGGTAAGACGGCGTTTAACAACTTCTCACAGACATTCAAAGGCAGTCTGTGCTTCGCTTCTTAACAGCTTAGTGCGGCCAGGTACACCGTGTCCCCCCGGTGCAATGAGTGGGCCGTATCTCTGTGTACTCGCAGGCCTGCCGTTAATTACGCGGCTGATGTGAGCTGGCTTGAAGGGAGACATTTTTAGCACTGAAGGAAACGGCTCCTTTCTCCCAGTGGTGATAAGGGCACTGGGGGCTGCAGGTGGGTGGACTGTGGTTGGTCCGAATGTTTGGCGTAACCGGGCTGCAATGATAATTCGCCCAATCCGGTGGGGTCCGGTGTCCGTTGCCCAATTCCAGCGTGTAATAACAGTGCTtgaacacagaccacagtgccctctgctggcaacAAGAGGTGCTGTTAATCTCATCCTTGGACGAGCAGAACCAGGGCAGCCTAGCACAGGTGGAATTAGAAAGGACATGTCCATTACAATGAACACCGAAAAGCATATAAACCAGTTATATCCTGCCAATGCAGTACCTATTTATGTTCTGAATTTCTCCATCATGTAGGCCCCGATTAGACCTGTCAAGATATGATTAAAGGCACACTGGTCAAGCTTGCAGCAAGCACTTAATTGCAACCAACACCTACAGGAGTTAGAGAATGCTCCTCATctccaaaaaaataactaaattaataaactgGAGGGGGGTGGCAAGAAATTGatgctgtgtctgtgaatgagGTCACATTTCCAGCATTCACCTGTACGACATGCTTGGCCTTAGGTGTTTGCTCAAGTTCAGTCACCATAATGAGTCAAATAATTTGATGCAATAATGCACAGGTATGCATGAGGTACTATGTTAATGTGTTAATGTGATTATTTCAATTATGTGCTTAAATTAACCACACAAATATTACTGCATATGGGTGTAGGCAGGTCAGCTCTGAGATCAAGGCTatggctctgattggtggcTTGGAGTAGGGCCACATCTGACCAACCAATAGGGAAACATCAGGAATAATTCCTGGAAACTGGGCGTGCCAGACACTACAGTATTAATAATGTGTTCTTATCTTATAATTATTTCATGGCATTGTCCGCCACACTGCTATTGTTCcataatgtatgtatatattgaaTATTTCTCTAAGATTTGGGtgcaatgaaaattaaataatccTGTAAATTAACagaaacatttcaataaaattaaataaccaCTCATTTCGGAATAGTTTTTTTGCAGAAGCAGCTGGTAGTTTTAGTAGCAATTGCCAATGTGGGTACATTTTTAATCAGTAACATCTATTGTTGTTAGGGACTTTGGGCCCTTCAACATGTCCGCAAAAGGACGTGTATGCAAATAGATTTTTCTTTGATGATGTAAGATCTCAAACAATAGTGCTGTATTACCTTCAGGGGGTCTCGTTCAGAGCTGCATATCAGACAAGTGCGGGTTCCCTATAATTCGACCAGCAGTTGGGTCACAGTGAATGTGTCAGAGTGAATCACCGGAGCCATTCCCAGCTGTGTGCATAGTTAACTGAAGTGCTCGAAAAGGATGGAACACCAGCTCACTTCCCATTGGTCAGGTTATAGCTTCTCAGAGCAGAATGGACGGCCATGCCGAGTGTTAACCTGTCCTGGAGAAAGCCAGTGGAGCCTCACAGTGGCACTGAAGACTGATACCTTTCAGTCCAAAggtctctgctggttttggttttcacctttaaaatcagcaaccagttcCGACTAGAATAAGCAAAGTTAACTGTGACAGTACGGGgggtgggacccaggcgcagagtaacaaaagacaaactcaaaaaggcaaaattaacaaagattttgctaacaaaaagggcaaacaaacagggaacagacaagggcacgaaggctaaaacacaaactcaaaaaaaatctaaataaaacagaaaacaagaggaactcacaaacacaagcagggcagaacacgggaaggcagagcacaaaggaaggtcaaacaaaacacaagtcgggaacaaaatacaggtaggtacatacggtttgcaAATAGaattcgggaacaaacacaggaacaagaaaatgaaaaagtccaaaaacaCCAGAACACCAGGGCATAGGCACGAACACATGgattacaaacaaacaatcagaaCGAACCACaagaatccagcacctgagtcaagggagggggaaacttaaatagaacacactgacgagacacaggagggcaccatgaacaatcaggccacagagagggaagggaaaacgagacaagcAGCAACCAATAATaggacaattgaaaacaatcaaacaattaacacagggggagcaggacacaaaacagaagtgccgccacctgacggcccaacagggaaaacgcagacagaaacacaggaccatgacagttaACCTTGTAAAATCGGCTGCTTTAATCAATCAGTTGTGAGCAGTAACAGAGACCGGCACAGCCCTcagctctccgggaccagggtgGCGACCCTCTGATTCAGCGGTTGAAAGGGGGATGATCTGGTGTGGATGTGTCACAGCGGTCACGTTCAATGCAGTCGAATCACGTAGAGTGAGTGACGCTGAATTAGAGCGTCTCCCGTTCACTCCTCTCCCATACTCCCCCCATACCTGCGCTTCGTCGTGGGGAGGAGGGAGCTGGTTCCGCCCGCCGTGCGCTAGCGGCAGCAGCGCCGTCATCGCAGCCAGCCGGCCGTCAGCTCCCCCAGGCCTCGCTTCACGTCCCGCCGCCTGCTCGCACTTTTAAACGCTCTCGAGATTTAAGGGTTATGACTggtaaatattgaaataacttttttatgaGAGCCACATTAGGCTGTGAAGAGGGTTCTGTCCTTCTCTGTATTGCTGTGGAAGACGGCTGTGTCTAGCACACGCCTACACGCTGAGCCACTGAGCAAAGCACCCGTGTGGCGAAGTTTGTATGGTAACAGATCCCCGGGTTCCCTGCGGTCCCAAGTAATTTCACATTCTGTTTAGGCATTTGCCCTGGGTCAGAAAAATCCTCCCGCTGAATACTTTAATTGTTAACATTTACAAATTTAGCCTGTGCTCTTATTGGGAGTGCCTTAAGGAGTGCATATAAGTGAAAAAATGTTTAGGCAAAGAGAGATGCAATAGTCATCCACACATAATCGTACAAACTATAGCCATTGAAGATTAAGTCTAaatctgtgtgtatgcacttatataagttgctctggataagattgtcTGCCGAAGTAAGTTATGTACAGTTCTTCACCCACCATATCCCATATTTTCCAGAGAACATAGACAGAACACATAGCATTAGGGGGCAAATCTATATTACACTGCTATATCGTGGCAAATTAGGGAGAAAATCTATATTGGACTGCTATGTTGTCTAAATTCGGACTGCTCTGTAAGAATGTGAAATTGGAACCATTCAGCTTAGTTCTGTGACCATCGACATCCAGCTACAGTGATACCTGACTCCCATGAGGCATGCCTGTATTTAAGCTATATCTAACCAAATGAATACACAATGGTGTTTCTACTTTATGATATCATTCAATAACCTTTGACATGGCAAATATGTTCTGAAGTTTTTTAGTTTTACCACTGGGTGGCAGCAAAGGACCAAATGCCGCCTGTAAAGCGCTATGTTGTTGGTGTAGGACATAGACCTGCGTATGTAActagacaggaaaacacacctTCAGCTAagcctgtactgtacatgttaaGTGCAAAACATTGGAGCTTCCATTAAAATTAATGGAGAATATCATACTTTTGAAGACAAAATTGAACTTCCCTGACGGTATTTTAAAACTCGACTAACAATCGttatgtttcatatgaaaagcagattgtgaaaatatgtaatatgtaataaaaattTCCTGGACCAAAACAACTTCGTACACCTAATGAAATTTGTGATCACAAAAAATTGActgatgaggttttctttggttgttgaatcaccttggttttctacattgaatttgATGGACAGCGAGTACTTTGCCCTCAATATGTGCAGTAGAAGCTGTTCCCCTTCATttcctggcccctcctaccctcttcGGTTCGTATGTACACTCTGTGGTATAGGCTGCCAGGTGGGGGCAGAGCCAAAGAGTGGTTAAATTATGGATGGTGGGGTGAGAGCTCTGAAATAGACACTTGACTGCCTGCTGTGTTTCTAAtgcaaataataatgataaaaactgtttattttatatgtaaaaaGCCTTTGAACAGCCCTGGATCACAGCACTACATATACATGTGGACAAAAGCACACATGACAATGATAAAAGGCAGCGGGAAAAACAGGAATGACATGtgtttgaataaattatttaaggggaaaatatataaaagagcAAGCTGAAAACTAGCAACAAATGAACagtaaaattcaaattcaagttgcactattggcaggaaatacatctGTAGAGATCGCAAAAGCATCAGACCATACAGTAACAATTTACATATTAGAACAAGAATAATCTGGAAACGCTATCAAAGTATGGCGACTGTGatagtgaaaaataatttttgtccTAATGTCTCCTctgtcccttctctctctcgcaaaTTGTCAGGTTGCTTttttggcaggaaatacatttgTGCACCAAAGCATCAAAGCGTGCAGCAATCCATTTAAATAATAGAACAGATGAATAATCTGTAAACACCACCAAAGTATGGCAACTGTGATAGtggaaaaaaatagcaaatattAATCACAAAAGCGATCTCTCTCAccaccccacctctccctcttgttctctctcttctcgcTCTTTGTAGATCACCGGGGCCATCCTCCTTGCAGTTGGAGGATGGGGGAAGTTAATGCTGGGACCCTACATCTCCCTGATCGCTGACAACTCCACCAACGCTCCCTTCGTTCTGATCGGGACTGGCGCCACCATCATCATCTTCGGCCTGTTTGGGTGCTTCGCCACCTGCCGCGGAAGCCCATGGATGCTCAAGCTGGTGAGAGATCGGAACACGACGCGGGCGTCATCGCCACCCTGCGTCTACTCGGCTCACACTGTATACGATCACCTGCTCCTTTGACCTGTTTTACTGGGGAAGTTCAGATTGCGTACTGCTGTTAGGATTCGAGCCGGTGACCCTCTGTGCTGGGAGATGTGCTGCAGGGGACTGATCGCTTTACTTGCTGCTGCTCTGGTTCTTCTCCCTTTATGTCCGGTTGGTCAAGGCCACTGACCTACAACATACCACAGGCCAGCGGTTAGGACTGTCCAATCAGTGAGAGAGTGTCAGCGATTGGCCAGTGGTATTTCAAGCTGGCTTGGAAGGAGTCTTAAAAGTACAGCTGCAACCTGGACATAAACAACTGTAAAAACAGAGTCATCCACGGTGGgcttggggggtttttttgctTGAAACTTAACAGctctggctctgtgctgtgcgaTGGCTGCAGTCTCCAGCAGTGCCCATTCACAAGTTCTTGGCCGTGTCCCTGATTGCAAGGCTGGGCCAAACCTCAGGTTCCTCCCAGCAGCAACTCTCTCCCATACATTAGACcacaatttgcattttttaaatagagtaATTACAGGaaaattttcactttattttagAATAGAGTTGAACAACTTGATTTCCCAGGGGGAACTTCAGGTGAAGTAACCGCGGCAtacaagaaatgaaataaacaatttacatgaattacattaagaaataaaatgacagaaatttcATTTagagaaccctaaccctaaccctaaattaCATTGCTCTTACATACATAACTTcaatacataaattatatagAATTTACTTAAAATCAGGAAACACTTaatcataaaattaaattaacattaaaattaaggTGTGCTGTGTCACTAACGAGGTAAACAGATTCTGACATAAAGCTGATGAGTTCTCTCCTTGTTTTAAAATAGGGACCACGGTCGCTTGACTGTCCACTCTTCAAAAAGTTGTTTCATGGTTCTTTGTTGTCAGCCTATGATCTTTCTACTTAGTAAAGTCGCCCTCTCCAGGTTAGTTTGATGTTATTTGGAGAGCCAAACCAAGCTGTTTTCAATGCAGCAGGTGTAAAAATGCTTGcagtactgactgactgacattCAATTTCCTGAGTTTGCGGAGGAAGAACAGTCTTGATTGACAATTGGCATACACTCAATGACAATTGGCTCCAAAGGTTAGTTTTGTGTCTAATGGTGGTAAGATGTCTCAAGGGGGAAAATGTCTTTTCTGCATTAAAATCtaaaacatttgcattacaCCATTGTTGGAACTGGTTGATGGTAGTTTAGAGAATTTTCTCAGAGCTGGAGGTGTCCACCACAATCACTGTGTCATCGGAATACTAAATAAAAGTTTTCTCAGGGCATTTATTGGTGTTTTAACCAGGAATTTATGTAACAGTCTCTACTGTAATGACTAGCTGCTTTTTACCGTACCTCATTATTCCCCTAAATTTTGGAAGCTTGCTTTTAGTTCCTGTGCTCCATGGTTTCAggtctgtgtgctctctctccacagtaTGCCATGTTCCTGTCTCTGGTGTTCCTGGCAGAGCTGGTGGCTGGCATTTCTGGCTTTGTGTTTCGTCATGAAGTGAGTGCACCCACCCGACgccacacatacagacacattatCCACCAGGAGAGACCACCTGGAGTCTCACACTGCAACATGTTGCTTATAGCATGTGAGAACATGTATGACTTGTATGTTGTTAGAAtgtggagtgtgtgatgtgtgtggtgatgtCTACAGATAAGCACTTCTGGGACGTAATGAGGTGAGTTGTGCGGACGGACCAGCGATGGCACCGTTCCTGAGGAGTCCTACATGAGCAGTGCAGagactagagagagagagagagagagagagagagagagagagagagagagttagagagagagagagagagagagagagagagagagagagagattctgtcCAGCACAATGTGTCACACAGAGAAAgatgttaataataaataaaggtaattttatttacacacataatAAAGGTTTcttagacagacagagagagagagagagagagacagagagagagagagagagagagagagagagagagagagagagattctgtcCAGCACAATGTGTCACACAGAGAAAGATGTTCAGCTCACACCACTGGAGACTCATTGACCTCACTTTCTCACTCTTCCTGAACTTTCCATGTGAAAATCTCTCACGGAAGATATTACTGACAAGCcctgatatatacagtatatttcctGGTGAAAGGTGTCTTTAaatctctctatctgtctcagTTGCGTTGCTGTGGAGTGCTGAACTACACCAGCTGGTACACTAGCATCTACTTCCCTTCTAACGGCTTCCCAGTGAGCTGCTGTGCCAACCTGTCTGACTGCAACCCCCAGGACCTCCGCAATGCCACCATCGGCCCCACCAAGTTGCACCAGCAGGTCAGTGAGAGCGCCAAACGGGGTGGTGCCCGTCCACACATCACACCCAATTCCCCCTACTGTCCCTGCACTCCTGTGATGACCCAGCGCATGGAGCACTGGGTCATGTGCTAGTCAGTGGTTAGACAGCAGGTCAAATGTAGAGTGTCTCAGAGGGGGAATGCTGACCTAGGAACAGTTTAGCCTTTTAGCTTATTATGCATACATACAAGATATGGACAGTGGAAACTAATCCTAGATCCTAAATCCTCCTCCTCTGAGCTGTATGAATCCAAATCCAGAAGCCCATCCTCAGCTCTTGCTGAAATAAACGCAAAGCTTCTGTCCACTTGTTTGACTCTCACATGTTAATGGTCTTGTGTCTGAACATCTGACAGCTACTGAAAGCAGAGAACAGGGAACAGTGAGACTGTACAAGTTCTATCAGCAAGAAAAGCCCTGATTACTTTTCACATGGACTGCAGCAGGCCATAGACCCTTATCTACCACTAGCTTTAAGCCTTATTTGTCAATTTCCCATTGTTGAGAATTGAGATTTTTCACTTCATAGAAATGTTCTAgattcattgttattttagaAGTATTAATCTTCTTTGCATGAATATGTTTGATGCTTGCATACATTTAGTTAGGCCAGGTATCAACTCAAcatgaaatataatttctttgaaaaatgtatgatgATTAGTTTTCCTTGAGTGggaatttatgtattattttgttctACCTTTCCATGTGTAAAGGCAATTGATACTGTTAAACAGACTGTCTACCACATGATTAGAAATACATATAATACAAAAAGATTTGCTGTAGaactaaataaatgcatgcaagtAGGGATACCTCAGAATTAACAGAAATAAAGGTTATACATTGAAATTCAAttgatgaatttaaaaatacaatttgttcattcatgaattgactgaatttaaatggaattgaccccagCTCTGATGTGAATTGAATTAAAGGcacactatgcaggatttttagcattgctgtggtcctgtgtttactaTCAAAGA
It contains:
- the LOC135249729 gene encoding tetraspanin-7-like is translated as MASRRMETKPVITCLKTLLIIYSFVFWITGAILLAVGGWGKLMLGPYISLIADNSTNAPFVLIGTGATIIIFGLFGCFATCRGSPWMLKLYAMFLSLVFLAELVAGISGFVFRHEVSAPTRRHTYRHIIHQERPPGQALIYTVYFLVKGVFKSLYLSQLRCCGVLNYTSWYTSIYFPSNGFPVSCCANLSDCNPQDLRNATIGPTKLHQQGCYELVTSFIETNMGIIAGVAFGIAFSQLIGMLLACCLSRFITANQYEMV